ACTTCTTGAGCAAGCCGCCCTTTAACATAAGGTCTTTAGTCATTGCCTCTTTCTGTTCAAGCCATTTCACATAGTCAGCTCCTGTGAAGAATGCTCCTTTCAGTCCCATGTCGGATATATATTTCTTCCACTCTGGGGTCTCGGTCACTTTCTTCATAACCCCGATATAGAAATCCTGCTGTTCCTTTGTAATGCCAGGGGCCGCAAAGATACCGCGGAGCATGAGATAACTCAGATCCACACCCGTAGCCTCCTTCATGGTAGGAATATCCTTCCAATCTGGCAGGTTAATCCTCTCATGGTCAATGGCAGCTAAGGGTTTAAGTCTCCCTGCCTTCCAGTGGCTAACAGCCTCTGCAGGATTGTTTACAGTTGAACTGACACGTTTTCCAGCGAGCTCAACAGCCACATCTCCACCCCCCTTAAATGGAACATACAAAAACTTTACGCCATAGGCTTGCTCCATCATGACGGTAATGATCTGGTCTTCCTGTGCGGTTCCTGTTCCACCCATGATGAATTTCCCCGGTTCCTTCTTCACCGCATCGAGATACTCTTTAGCGGTCTTATAAGGAGCCTCGGCATTTACCCATAGGACAAAATAATCCAGAGCGAGCCGTGCAATAGGTGTGAGATCTCTCCAGTTAAATGGAACACCTGTGGCCAAAGGAGTTGTGAAAGTATTATCCAGTGTGATGATAATAACATGTGGATCACCTTTCTTCCCTTTCACATAGAGAAACCCCTCTGCTCCCGCACCAGCTGGTTTGTTTACAACGACGAAGGGTTTTGGCGATAGCTTATACTTTTCGATGAGCGGAGAGATAAACTTGGCCATAACATCAGCACCACCACCAGTTCCTGCTGGAACTATAAACTCTACAGGCTTTGTTGGCTCCCAGGCGCTTGCTATTCCAATTGAGAGGCACATCAGAGCCACAGTGCAAACCAAAATAGAAATTTTAAAAAGCAAAAATGTCCTTTTCATATATTTCTCCTTTCCTTGTGAGAATATTTCTTAAACTTCTTATCTAAATAGTTTTGACAGATGTTCACCTCCTCTCTTCTATCACCGTAATCAGGCCTTTTTCTTTGGCTTGGGAGTAACCTCCATAGGTTTAGCACACCACCTGAGCATTGTCAAATTGATTGTTGAATTGAGGTCAAATCAATATTATACACTTTATAAACCCCTATCTGATGATAAAATCTTCCCATGACCCCTTGCTGGCTTCCGCGGCTTATTTGAAATTTCACCTGCCTTAAACTATAATTCCTCAGGTGAAAAATGCTGAGGGAGTTACATATAAAAAATCTCGCTATAATCGAGGACGTCTCTATAGAGTTTGACGAAGGCCTTAATGTCCTTACAGGTGAGACCGGAGCAGGCAAGTCAATCATAATAGACGCACTTGGCCTGTGCATTGGAGAACGCGCATCCAGTGTGCTTATAAGGAGCGGCGAAAAAGAAGCTACAGTAGAGGCATTTTTCGAGATTCCACCTCTTAAGACTCTCGCTGATATGGGAATAGAGCAGGACGAAGGGGTTATCATGAAGAGGATAATTTCATCTTCAGGCAAAAGCAGGGCATATATAAATGGCGCGCTGGTAAATGTCCAGACTCTTTCTGAAGTAAGCAGGGACATCATTGACATTCATGGCCAGTATGAGCACCAGTCGCTTCTTTTGCCAGAAAACCAACTTGAGATGATAGACGCATACGGCAGACTTCTTAAAGACAGGGAGGATTTCTCTGTTGTTTATGCAAAGCTTATGGCCTTGAGACAGCAGATGGAAGAACTTACAGTAAGGGAAAGAGAAAGGGTTCAGAAAATAGATATGCTTAAATTTCAGATAGGCGAGATAGAGGCTTCGGGTTTGAAAAAAGATGAAGAGGAAGCCCTTGCTGAAGAACTGAAGATCCTGAGCAATACAGAACGCCTCTTATCCCTCGCAAATGAGGCATATGATTCCCTGTATGCTTCAGAAGGAGCTGCTCAGAACAGTCTTTCAAAGGCTATAAATGCAATAAGGGAAATCGCCAGCATTGATAACAGGGCAACCGAAACCTTAAGAACAATAGAAGAGGCCATGCCATTGATTGAGGAAGCCTCGATGTTTTTAAGGGGCTATAAAGATAGTCTTGATTTTAATCCCTCAAGACTGGAGGCCCTGCAGGAAAGGCATGAGCTTATAAAACGGCTGATAAAGAAATATGGCGCAAATGTTCAGGAAATCCTTGATTACAAGGAAAAGGCTCAAAGAGAGCTTAATGAACTTCAAAGCTCAGAAGAAAGATTAGAGTATCTCAAGGCCGAGATTGAAGACTTGAGGAAAATTCTGACTGAAAAAGCAAATAACCTTTCTGAGAAAAGAAAGGCCGTTGCAGGACAAATCGAGAAAAAAGTTGTGGCAGAACTCGGAACACTCTCAATGCCCCATACGAGATTTTCCATCAAGATGTTTTGCGAACAGGGGGAAGACACAATAGATGGTTTTAAGGCCAATTCAAAAGGTATAGACAGAGTTGAATATCTCATATCGCCAAACCCCGGAGAGGAGTTGAGACCCCTGTCAAAAACTGCCTCAGGAGGTGAACTCTCAAGAGTGATGCTTGCACTCAAAGGGCTCTTA
This Nitrospirota bacterium DNA region includes the following protein-coding sequences:
- a CDS encoding tripartite tricarboxylate transporter substrate binding protein; protein product: MKRTFLLFKISILVCTVALMCLSIGIASAWEPTKPVEFIVPAGTGGGADVMAKFISPLIEKYKLSPKPFVVVNKPAGAGAEGFLYVKGKKGDPHVIIITLDNTFTTPLATGVPFNWRDLTPIARLALDYFVLWVNAEAPYKTAKEYLDAVKKEPGKFIMGGTGTAQEDQIITVMMEQAYGVKFLYVPFKGGGDVAVELAGKRVSSTVNNPAEAVSHWKAGRLKPLAAIDHERINLPDWKDIPTMKEATGVDLSYLMLRGIFAAPGITKEQQDFYIGVMKKVTETPEWKKYISDMGLKGAFFTGADYVKWLEQKEAMTKDLMLKGGLLKK
- the recN gene encoding DNA repair protein RecN; this translates as MLRELHIKNLAIIEDVSIEFDEGLNVLTGETGAGKSIIIDALGLCIGERASSVLIRSGEKEATVEAFFEIPPLKTLADMGIEQDEGVIMKRIISSSGKSRAYINGALVNVQTLSEVSRDIIDIHGQYEHQSLLLPENQLEMIDAYGRLLKDREDFSVVYAKLMALRQQMEELTVRERERVQKIDMLKFQIGEIEASGLKKDEEEALAEELKILSNTERLLSLANEAYDSLYASEGAAQNSLSKAINAIREIASIDNRATETLRTIEEAMPLIEEASMFLRGYKDSLDFNPSRLEALQERHELIKRLIKKYGANVQEILDYKEKAQRELNELQSSEERLEYLKAEIEDLRKILTEKANNLSEKRKAVAGQIEKKVVAELGTLSMPHTRFSIKMFCEQGEDTIDGFKANSKGIDRVEYLISPNPGEELRPLSKTASGGELSRVMLALKGLLSGGDRISILVFDEIDAGIGGKAADTVGGKLKALSKNHQVICITHLPQIASYGDMHLKIEKTVKAGRTAVKVRSIAGDDRVMELARMLSGGDSEVSIEHAKEMLRNKTKKAAGRA